A window of Chitinophaga sp. MM2321 contains these coding sequences:
- a CDS encoding AbiJ-NTD4 domain-containing protein: protein MKFSQRMGIAPITKSIQLESLDLDLRNSLWNVYTSTICSKIQLDRHQEGLNTLQRLLANHLWHNVYKKAIDTIPFYKVNLLSYFRKEILESEWYQALELIEESVNYLYKIGSLVDLESVEATFNEVLEREFSGYRFINGLIAPISNKREIKEIEEAISVSNVYSALNGCNIHLSMALAKLSDKLNPDYRNSIKESISAVESLAKVISGKTSDTLNSAIDRVKSKLKIHKSLEQGLKNLYNYTSDADGIRHGLMDDPNSDFEDAKFMLISCSAFINYLIAKANKAGITINQV, encoded by the coding sequence ATGAAATTTAGCCAAAGGATGGGTATAGCCCCAATCACGAAGTCAATTCAACTGGAATCACTTGATTTAGATTTAAGAAATAGTTTATGGAATGTCTATACTAGTACCATCTGTTCAAAGATTCAATTGGATAGACACCAAGAAGGGCTGAATACCTTACAACGACTATTGGCAAACCATTTATGGCATAATGTATATAAAAAAGCAATTGATACGATTCCATTTTACAAGGTCAATCTGCTCAGCTACTTCAGAAAAGAAATACTTGAATCTGAATGGTATCAAGCATTGGAATTGATAGAAGAATCAGTTAACTATCTATATAAAATTGGCTCACTAGTCGATCTAGAAAGTGTGGAAGCAACCTTCAACGAAGTACTTGAAAGAGAGTTTTCTGGCTATAGATTCATAAATGGGTTAATTGCTCCCATAAGTAACAAACGAGAAATCAAAGAAATTGAAGAAGCCATTTCTGTTTCCAATGTTTATTCAGCCCTGAATGGATGTAATATTCATTTATCAATGGCTTTAGCTAAACTATCAGATAAACTCAATCCTGATTACAGAAACTCCATAAAGGAATCTATTTCTGCTGTTGAATCTCTTGCAAAAGTTATCTCTGGAAAAACCAGTGATACTCTGAATAGCGCAATTGATAGGGTTAAAAGTAAATTAAAAATCCATAAGAGTCTTGAGCAAGGACTAAAAAACCTTTACAACTATACAAGTGATGCTGATGGAATAAGACATGGATTAATGGATGATCCTAATTCCGATTTTGAGGATGCAAAATTCATGCTTATTTCTTGTAGTGCATTTATAAATTATTTGATTGCTAAAGCAAACAAAGCTGGCATTACAATTAATCAAGTCTAA